Proteins co-encoded in one Microbacterium hydrocarbonoxydans genomic window:
- a CDS encoding ferritin-like fold-containing protein, with the protein MVNWFWKRKAPRRALTLRSRGEQGTATRVDFAELAPELNRFLGQAAYLQLGYFETLTRLIRATPELSEKESLSRAAGAALTKHRAIVDLIADRGDDPTHLMLPFRENLDAFRRKTIGARPRETLLAVYITAGMLDDFYFALASSYGDTGEQVAAILSEDDARHEIVAIIQETIDGDGEWRSLLSMWARRLVGDTILVCRSALRQPELAAMSEDRVELVYTELMGAHARRMDAMGLAS; encoded by the coding sequence GTGGTCAACTGGTTCTGGAAGCGGAAGGCGCCGCGGCGCGCGCTGACGTTGCGCAGTCGCGGGGAGCAGGGAACTGCCACGCGCGTGGACTTCGCGGAGCTCGCGCCGGAGCTGAATCGGTTCCTCGGGCAGGCCGCCTACCTTCAGCTCGGCTATTTCGAGACGCTGACACGGCTGATCCGCGCGACTCCCGAGCTGTCTGAGAAGGAGTCGCTGTCGCGAGCGGCCGGCGCCGCGCTCACGAAGCACCGGGCGATCGTCGATCTGATCGCTGATCGCGGCGACGACCCCACCCACCTCATGCTCCCGTTCCGAGAGAACCTCGACGCGTTCCGTCGCAAGACGATCGGCGCGCGCCCACGCGAGACGCTCCTCGCCGTCTACATCACGGCGGGGATGCTCGACGACTTCTACTTCGCTCTCGCGTCGAGCTACGGCGACACGGGCGAGCAGGTCGCTGCGATCCTCAGCGAGGACGACGCACGTCATGAGATCGTCGCGATCATCCAGGAGACGATCGACGGCGACGGCGAATGGCGATCGCTGTTGTCGATGTGGGCGCGACGCCTCGTGGGCGACACCATCCTGGTCTGCCGATCGGCATTGCGGCAGCCCGAACTCGCCGCGATGAGCGAGGACCGCGTGGAACTGGTGTACACCGAGCTGATGGGCGCGCACGCTCGACGCATGGACGCGATGGGGTTGGCCTCCTAG
- a CDS encoding DUF3107 domain-containing protein, translated as MEIRIGIINTGRELSFETASSADEVRTQVASALEQNTPHLSFADVKGNSYLVPTANLAYIELGTEESRRVGFFA; from the coding sequence GTGGAAATCCGCATCGGCATCATCAACACCGGCCGCGAGCTCAGCTTCGAGACCGCATCCAGCGCGGACGAGGTCCGCACGCAGGTCGCCTCGGCTCTCGAGCAGAACACCCCGCACCTGAGCTTCGCCGACGTGAAGGGCAACTCCTACCTGGTTCCCACCGCGAACCTCGCATACATCGAGCTCGGCACCGAGGAGTCCCGTCGAGTCGGCTTCTTCGCCTGA
- a CDS encoding ATP-dependent DNA helicase yields MTEDAPQTAVIGADASASGVIIGAPGTGKTRTLTERVVHLLDTVGMRPEQVLVLTPSRQAATALRDRIGVRIGQATPGPLARSLGSFAFQVVRGAMVRAGAEPPALLTGADQDRLIAELLAGDAEDGHIEWPEALSPAVRASKGFRSELRAFLAECVELGAHPDELRSAGDATWSSVAEFLIEYRAVLDQARAAHRDAADLLAEACTILRTAEPAALGPLADLRVVLIDDAQELTRGGIAVVEALRARGTSVLAFGDPDISSGAFRGASPELFARLATSLGEVRVLDRPHRQTPALTSLTRTVTQAIGASGRVDHRRPPEPLGEHDRDAPSGVSTFVAPSPHEELDRIAGVMRGWHLTDDVPWDRIAVIAHDTRQVTQLEAELAAREIPTRAAGVQRPLGTETIVRDIVGVVRLALTPPEERTPQEWEEALRTPFGGMDAIGLRRLRARLRHIELDLGGATPARELLRQALMSPDHLTLIDAHESRLAARFAATVADVAAAAAEGETIHDLLWRVWDQARAVDGRKLQIAWREMSLQASGAETARALDALVSLFGAAKRFVERTPNEKPDVFVRDILDSEVPEDSLSSPDRPGRVTLLTPATALGTEFDAVVVAGVQDGIWPNVRLRGGMLHTWRLADALLAVRTGTAEDPPETLDRRRAALHDELRLFVRAISRARRRLLITAVDDDDMTPSAFFSFLPQPDPPELHASAEHPLTLRGLVARHRRVLTTSTAVAARDHASAQLAVLAKEGVPGADPGEWYGIAPPTTDAPLHDLAVEAARVSPSRMESFEECELNWAVSALGGDTVMPPSAGIGTIIHEAMEQVPDGELDRLRDVLAEHWPELDFETAWIGRKERRRADLYIDRLHSYLSDVATEGGRLIAGEVEFRFAVEVPEQSGVDPVVRAASTEEEPHPHHAIVHGFIDRVEAYTSAGGEHAKARGQRWTRMADGQGGERVVVVDLKTGKYEPESEQKVADHAQLAAYQVAVQEGLIAGADPAALAGARLVLVAKTLAGSDFRVAHQHTLAGEERVRFLGRIADAARGMSASSFTAHVESHCADTQWRVHPCRIHTVAAVSA; encoded by the coding sequence ATGACAGAGGATGCCCCGCAGACCGCCGTGATAGGCGCCGACGCATCGGCATCCGGCGTCATCATCGGGGCACCGGGCACCGGCAAGACCCGCACCCTCACCGAGCGCGTCGTCCATCTGCTCGACACCGTCGGCATGCGTCCGGAGCAGGTCCTCGTCCTCACCCCCAGCCGTCAGGCGGCGACGGCCCTTCGCGACCGCATCGGAGTCAGGATCGGTCAGGCAACCCCCGGTCCGCTGGCGCGTTCGCTCGGTTCCTTCGCCTTCCAGGTGGTGCGCGGAGCGATGGTGCGCGCCGGGGCGGAGCCGCCCGCGCTGCTGACCGGCGCCGATCAGGACAGGTTGATCGCGGAGCTTCTCGCGGGCGACGCCGAAGACGGACACATCGAGTGGCCCGAGGCGCTGAGCCCGGCGGTCCGCGCATCGAAGGGGTTCCGGTCCGAGCTCCGAGCGTTCCTCGCGGAGTGCGTGGAACTGGGCGCTCATCCCGACGAGCTTCGGAGTGCGGGTGACGCGACCTGGTCGTCCGTCGCCGAGTTCCTGATCGAGTACCGCGCCGTCCTGGATCAGGCACGCGCAGCTCACCGCGACGCGGCTGACCTCCTCGCCGAGGCGTGCACGATCCTGCGGACGGCCGAGCCTGCCGCATTGGGCCCCCTCGCCGATCTCCGTGTCGTGCTGATCGACGATGCACAGGAACTCACCCGCGGCGGGATCGCGGTGGTCGAGGCGCTCCGTGCGCGTGGCACGTCCGTGCTCGCCTTCGGCGACCCCGACATCTCGTCCGGCGCGTTCCGCGGGGCGAGCCCCGAGCTCTTCGCGCGACTCGCCACGTCACTCGGCGAGGTGCGAGTCCTCGACCGTCCCCATCGCCAGACTCCTGCGCTCACGTCGCTGACCCGCACCGTCACACAGGCGATCGGGGCATCCGGCCGCGTCGATCATCGTCGACCCCCCGAGCCTCTCGGCGAGCATGACCGCGACGCACCCAGCGGTGTCAGCACCTTCGTCGCGCCGTCCCCGCATGAGGAGCTCGACCGCATCGCCGGTGTCATGCGCGGCTGGCACCTCACAGATGACGTCCCGTGGGACCGCATCGCGGTGATCGCGCATGACACGCGTCAGGTCACGCAGCTCGAGGCCGAGCTCGCGGCGCGGGAGATCCCGACCAGGGCCGCGGGCGTGCAGCGGCCGCTCGGGACCGAGACCATCGTGCGCGACATCGTCGGCGTCGTGCGCCTGGCCCTCACCCCGCCCGAGGAGCGAACCCCTCAGGAGTGGGAGGAGGCTCTCCGCACTCCTTTCGGGGGGATGGATGCGATCGGTCTTCGGCGTCTTCGCGCTCGACTGCGTCATATCGAGCTCGATCTCGGAGGGGCGACGCCCGCGCGCGAGCTGCTGCGTCAGGCGCTGATGTCCCCCGACCACCTCACGCTCATCGACGCGCACGAGTCGCGCCTGGCTGCGCGTTTCGCCGCCACCGTCGCCGACGTCGCGGCCGCCGCCGCCGAGGGAGAGACGATCCACGATCTGCTCTGGCGGGTGTGGGATCAGGCGAGAGCCGTCGACGGGCGCAAGCTCCAGATCGCATGGCGCGAGATGTCGCTGCAGGCCAGCGGTGCCGAGACCGCGAGAGCGCTCGACGCTCTCGTCTCGCTGTTCGGCGCCGCGAAGCGATTCGTCGAGCGCACCCCGAATGAGAAGCCCGACGTCTTCGTGCGCGACATACTCGACAGCGAGGTTCCCGAGGACTCGCTGTCCAGTCCCGACCGCCCAGGGCGAGTGACTCTGCTCACTCCGGCGACGGCGCTCGGCACCGAGTTCGACGCCGTCGTGGTGGCCGGGGTGCAAGACGGCATCTGGCCGAACGTGCGACTGCGCGGTGGAATGCTGCATACCTGGCGACTCGCCGACGCGCTGCTCGCGGTCCGCACCGGAACCGCCGAAGACCCGCCTGAGACCCTCGACAGGCGCCGCGCCGCGCTGCACGACGAGCTGCGTCTCTTCGTGCGGGCGATCTCCCGCGCACGTCGAAGACTCCTCATCACCGCTGTCGACGACGACGACATGACTCCCAGCGCGTTCTTCAGCTTCCTCCCGCAGCCGGATCCGCCCGAACTGCACGCATCGGCCGAGCACCCGCTCACGCTGCGAGGGCTCGTCGCGCGTCATCGTCGTGTGCTGACGACGTCGACCGCCGTCGCCGCGCGCGACCACGCGTCCGCTCAGTTGGCGGTGCTGGCGAAGGAGGGCGTGCCGGGTGCGGACCCCGGCGAGTGGTACGGCATCGCACCGCCTACGACCGACGCACCGCTGCACGACCTCGCCGTCGAAGCCGCGAGGGTGTCGCCGTCTCGCATGGAGTCCTTCGAGGAATGCGAACTGAACTGGGCCGTGTCTGCTCTCGGAGGCGACACCGTCATGCCGCCGTCTGCGGGCATCGGGACCATCATCCACGAGGCGATGGAGCAGGTGCCCGACGGAGAACTCGATCGCCTGCGCGACGTTCTGGCCGAGCACTGGCCCGAGCTCGACTTCGAGACGGCCTGGATCGGCAGGAAGGAGCGTCGGAGGGCTGACCTGTACATCGACCGCCTGCACAGCTATCTCTCGGATGTCGCGACGGAGGGCGGACGCCTGATCGCCGGTGAGGTCGAGTTCCGGTTCGCCGTCGAGGTTCCCGAGCAGAGCGGCGTCGACCCCGTCGTACGCGCGGCGAGCACCGAGGAGGAACCACACCCGCATCATGCGATCGTGCACGGTTTCATCGACAGGGTCGAGGCATACACATCCGCCGGTGGGGAGCATGCGAAGGCCCGCGGCCAGAGATGGACGCGCATGGCAGATGGCCAGGGCGGAGAACGCGTCGTGGTCGTCGACCTGAAGACGGGCAAGTACGAGCCGGAGAGCGAGCAGAAGGTGGCGGATCATGCGCAGCTCGCCGCGTACCAGGTGGCCGTGCAGGAAGGGCTCATCGCTGGCGCGGATCCCGCAGCCCTCGCCGGAGCACGGCTCGTCCTGGTCGCCAAGACGCTTGCCGGCAGCGACTTCCGTGTCGCGCACCAGCACACGCTCGCGGGTGAGGAGCGCGTGCGCTTCCTCGGACGGATCGCGGACGCTGCGCGGGGCATGTCGGCGTCGAGCTTCACCGCCCACGTCGAGTCGCACTGCGCCGACACGCAGTGGCGCGTGCATCCGTGCCGCATCCACACGGTTGCCGCGGTGAGCGCATGA
- a CDS encoding ATP-dependent DNA helicase, translated as MTAWTGAGYGISALDVAAALGLPAPTEAQQRVIESPPAPALVVAGAGSGKTETMAGRVVWLVANGHVRRDQILGLTFTRKAAGELAERIGVRLALIDEYGRRGLLPHLHEIVASDALDRVSTAAPGRQREVVRSQVLDELAVRFSTGADSTPRSAEDLLIRPKVSTYNAFADGIVREHAARIGRDSDVAMLSQAASWMLVRDVVLRADLPELEEIERSVPGVVDAVQRLAGDALDHRVDLDRADRMALRQAEAFAPYLGNADIATAAANLRALPALSVLVRDYIAEKQRRGVLDFADQVSGAYDIVETSPDVRDDLRQQHRVVLLDEYQDTSVIQTQFLARLFRDSAVMAVGDPHQSIYGWRGASADNLHAFARTFAEQEIVGNYSLMTSWRNDRSILGVANRILGPLRRPGLDVPPLQARPGAGEGAVEVGFPLTVDDEARTVAEWFAERRAAHHDPAKPHTGAILFRSKRHMQTFAAALAAQGIPHRILGLGGLLATPEVVDVVSTLRVLHDPTAGSALIRLLVGPRFSVGVADMAALQQLAAELSRRDSGLLPLDDELRKRIRASRGADEALSIIDAVDVLRGLSDDYRLLAGITPEGRSRIRAAGEMLERLRRASSLPLPDLLRLIELELRLDIELAANETRGPARIAATQLRAFTDEVRSFLAADERGTISSLLAWLEKAESTDELVPRPEPPEPGVVQLLTIHGSKGLEWDAVAVVRMVEGELPSRPTDTSGWFGFGVLPFALRGDSAALPTFSWIPPSDEELDPAKRLKAGIASLTSKSKTAPGAITVFKDAYREYQQQEERRLAYVAVTRARSHLLLTGAHWAGQKQPKAPSPYLLESIDVIGARAIDEVDPETNPYDGPGATLAWPIDPLGARRGVVEAAAAAVRAAAERDPVASPELTRLLAERAARLRGTDAPPPTRVPASRFKDYVTDFGGTLSSIVRPMPERPYRQTRLGTLFHSWVEQRSEMVGVGTRVDEALWEVDDDDPSYEATIGGAEVSTADAADLSTLQSIFEASEWGPLKPIAVEIEIDFALGGGVLSADDADDAHIVICKLDAVYRRDDRGGRIEIVDWKTGKAPRTAQEREERMLQLALYRLAYHRRFGVPLDEIDVALYYVADDLVIRGDRVYSELELFQRWSAARAAR; from the coding sequence ATGACCGCGTGGACGGGAGCGGGATACGGCATCTCTGCGCTGGATGTCGCCGCGGCCCTCGGCCTGCCGGCGCCCACAGAGGCGCAACAGCGAGTGATCGAGTCGCCGCCCGCGCCGGCGCTGGTGGTCGCGGGAGCGGGCAGCGGCAAGACCGAGACCATGGCCGGTCGCGTGGTCTGGCTCGTCGCGAACGGGCATGTGCGTCGCGATCAGATTCTCGGCCTGACGTTCACACGCAAAGCCGCGGGTGAGCTCGCGGAGCGCATCGGCGTCCGCCTTGCGCTGATCGACGAATACGGGAGACGCGGCCTGCTGCCGCACCTGCACGAGATCGTGGCGAGCGATGCACTCGATCGCGTGTCCACAGCGGCGCCCGGTCGTCAGCGCGAGGTCGTCCGATCGCAGGTGCTCGACGAGCTCGCGGTGAGATTTTCAACCGGGGCCGACTCGACTCCCCGGTCGGCCGAGGACCTCCTGATCCGCCCGAAGGTGTCGACCTACAACGCGTTCGCCGACGGCATCGTCCGCGAGCACGCGGCGCGCATCGGCCGCGACTCCGACGTCGCGATGCTCAGCCAGGCGGCGTCCTGGATGCTCGTGCGCGATGTGGTGCTGCGCGCCGATCTCCCTGAACTCGAGGAGATCGAGCGGTCGGTGCCCGGAGTGGTCGACGCGGTCCAGCGACTGGCGGGAGACGCCCTCGACCACAGGGTGGATCTCGACCGCGCCGATCGGATGGCGCTGCGACAGGCCGAGGCGTTCGCTCCGTATCTCGGCAATGCCGACATCGCGACGGCGGCGGCGAATCTGCGCGCCCTGCCCGCGCTGTCGGTCCTCGTGCGCGACTACATCGCCGAGAAACAGCGTCGCGGGGTGCTGGACTTCGCCGATCAGGTGAGCGGCGCGTACGACATCGTCGAGACCTCGCCCGATGTGCGCGACGATCTGCGGCAGCAGCACCGGGTCGTGCTGCTCGACGAGTACCAGGACACCTCTGTGATCCAGACGCAGTTCCTCGCACGTCTCTTCCGAGACTCCGCGGTCATGGCGGTCGGGGATCCCCATCAGTCGATCTACGGGTGGCGGGGCGCCAGCGCAGACAACCTGCATGCCTTCGCGCGCACCTTCGCCGAGCAGGAGATCGTCGGGAACTACAGCCTGATGACGAGCTGGCGCAATGACCGGAGCATCCTCGGCGTCGCGAACCGCATCCTGGGTCCTCTGCGTCGACCGGGGCTGGATGTCCCGCCGCTCCAGGCTCGTCCGGGCGCGGGTGAGGGGGCGGTCGAGGTGGGCTTCCCCCTCACTGTCGACGACGAGGCCCGCACGGTCGCCGAATGGTTCGCTGAGCGTCGTGCGGCACACCACGATCCCGCGAAGCCGCACACCGGGGCGATCCTGTTCCGCTCCAAGCGGCATATGCAGACGTTCGCCGCCGCACTGGCCGCGCAGGGCATCCCGCATCGGATCCTGGGCCTCGGCGGTCTGCTGGCCACACCCGAGGTCGTCGACGTCGTCTCGACCCTGCGGGTGCTGCACGACCCCACGGCCGGATCCGCGCTCATCAGGCTTCTCGTCGGTCCTCGGTTCTCCGTGGGAGTGGCCGATATGGCCGCGCTGCAGCAGCTTGCAGCCGAGCTCTCCCGGCGCGACAGCGGGTTGCTGCCGCTCGATGACGAGCTCCGCAAGCGCATCCGCGCATCGCGTGGGGCCGATGAGGCGCTGTCGATCATCGATGCGGTCGACGTGCTCCGCGGTCTCAGCGACGACTATCGCCTTCTGGCGGGCATCACGCCCGAAGGACGGTCTCGCATCCGCGCTGCGGGCGAGATGCTCGAGCGTCTCCGTCGAGCGTCGTCGCTGCCGCTTCCCGATCTGCTGAGGCTCATCGAGCTCGAGCTGCGCCTGGACATCGAACTCGCCGCGAACGAGACGCGGGGGCCGGCGCGCATCGCCGCCACGCAGCTGCGTGCGTTCACCGACGAAGTGCGTTCGTTCCTCGCCGCCGACGAGCGGGGGACCATCTCGAGTCTCCTCGCCTGGCTCGAGAAGGCCGAGAGCACGGACGAGCTGGTGCCTCGCCCCGAGCCGCCCGAGCCCGGCGTGGTGCAGCTGCTGACCATCCACGGATCCAAGGGCTTGGAATGGGACGCGGTCGCGGTGGTACGCATGGTCGAGGGCGAACTGCCGTCGCGGCCGACGGACACGTCAGGGTGGTTCGGCTTCGGGGTGCTGCCGTTCGCCCTGCGTGGCGACAGCGCGGCTCTGCCGACGTTCAGCTGGATCCCGCCCTCCGATGAGGAACTGGATCCGGCGAAGCGGCTGAAGGCGGGCATCGCCTCGCTCACGAGCAAGAGCAAGACGGCGCCGGGTGCGATCACCGTCTTCAAGGACGCATACCGCGAGTATCAGCAGCAGGAGGAGAGACGGCTCGCCTACGTCGCCGTCACGAGGGCCCGCAGCCATCTTCTCCTGACCGGCGCGCACTGGGCGGGCCAGAAGCAGCCGAAGGCGCCGAGCCCTTACCTGCTCGAGTCGATCGATGTGATCGGTGCTCGTGCGATCGACGAGGTCGACCCCGAGACCAATCCCTATGACGGACCGGGCGCGACGCTCGCATGGCCGATCGATCCCCTCGGCGCTCGCCGGGGCGTCGTCGAGGCGGCTGCCGCTGCCGTGAGAGCTGCAGCCGAGCGCGATCCGGTGGCGTCCCCCGAGCTGACACGCCTGCTCGCCGAACGGGCCGCACGGCTGCGCGGGACCGACGCGCCGCCGCCGACCCGTGTGCCCGCGTCCCGCTTCAAGGACTACGTCACAGACTTCGGCGGAACGCTCTCGTCCATCGTGCGCCCCATGCCGGAGCGGCCCTATCGGCAGACGCGTCTCGGCACGCTCTTCCACAGCTGGGTGGAGCAGCGCAGCGAGATGGTGGGAGTCGGCACTCGAGTCGACGAGGCGCTCTGGGAAGTCGACGACGACGACCCCTCGTACGAGGCGACGATCGGCGGAGCAGAGGTGTCCACTGCAGACGCCGCCGACCTGTCGACTCTGCAGTCCATCTTCGAGGCCAGTGAGTGGGGCCCCCTCAAGCCGATAGCGGTGGAGATCGAGATCGATTTCGCGCTCGGTGGGGGAGTGCTGTCGGCCGACGACGCCGATGACGCGCACATCGTCATCTGCAAGCTTGACGCCGTCTACCGTCGAGACGATCGCGGGGGCCGTATCGAGATCGTCGATTGGAAGACGGGTAAGGCGCCGCGTACCGCCCAGGAGCGTGAGGAGCGGATGCTGCAGCTCGCGCTCTACCGCCTCGCCTACCACCGGCGCTTCGGCGTACCGCTCGACGAGATCGACGTAGCGCTCTACTACGTCGCGGATGACCTCGTCATCCGAGGAGACAGGGTCTACTCCGAGCTCGAGCTCTTCCAGCGCTGGAGTGCGGCGCGGGCCGCCCGCTGA
- a CDS encoding phosphotransferase, producing the protein MGRSPFTLAAAVTAALPGAEVTGARALSSDTDGRFDSAVATLADGRELAIRVADDDEAARELAAEAIALRALTAGVRAMLPFRVPDYIGQTRLDDAPALVTELVPGFQIDAALVPAGRGAAESMGEAIAAVHALPTSVVRGAGLLARSAQESRDELSRLIDTAAATGRVPARLTVRWREAVDDEELWRFESTVVLGGAQAASFVFTDDSDRGPQVTGVLGWHSLSVGDPAIDLSWLSTAPDAAGDVHAAYARSIDRVSDPALEIRARLLAELEFARWLVHGDSLHRTDIVDDAAALLEALADGLHSDDLSVIASRRDGVDSAMDALDRVPASAAAAVDTSMQTDAYNPEQLWQGSDDDLTDDHTAAAEAARRAQAGALETEDLSGVRDSFDDVEHGDAGPEVRTVTADDDRSESGSPEDEAQRAARAALQRWKSSSSE; encoded by the coding sequence ATGGGACGCTCTCCTTTCACTCTAGCCGCGGCAGTGACGGCCGCACTGCCCGGCGCGGAGGTCACGGGCGCCCGCGCCCTGTCGTCCGACACGGACGGCCGCTTCGACTCCGCTGTCGCCACGCTCGCCGACGGTCGCGAGCTCGCGATCCGGGTCGCCGACGATGACGAGGCCGCGCGGGAGCTGGCTGCCGAAGCCATCGCACTGCGCGCGCTCACCGCCGGCGTGCGAGCGATGCTTCCTTTCCGAGTCCCCGACTACATCGGCCAGACGCGCCTCGACGACGCACCGGCGCTCGTCACCGAACTCGTTCCCGGGTTCCAGATCGACGCCGCACTCGTGCCCGCGGGACGCGGGGCCGCAGAATCGATGGGAGAGGCCATCGCCGCGGTCCATGCGCTGCCCACCTCGGTGGTGCGAGGCGCCGGGCTCCTGGCCCGTTCGGCGCAGGAGAGTCGCGACGAGCTGAGCCGACTGATCGACACCGCGGCGGCGACCGGGCGTGTGCCTGCGCGACTGACCGTGCGCTGGCGTGAAGCGGTCGACGACGAAGAGCTCTGGCGATTCGAGTCCACTGTCGTCCTGGGCGGCGCACAGGCCGCCTCGTTCGTGTTCACGGATGATTCTGATCGTGGTCCGCAGGTGACAGGCGTCCTGGGATGGCACTCGCTGTCTGTGGGCGACCCCGCCATCGACCTCTCCTGGCTCTCCACCGCGCCCGACGCCGCGGGTGATGTGCACGCCGCGTACGCGCGCTCGATCGATCGCGTGTCGGACCCGGCACTCGAGATCAGGGCGCGCCTGCTCGCCGAGCTCGAATTCGCACGCTGGCTCGTGCACGGAGACTCCCTGCACCGCACCGACATCGTCGACGATGCGGCAGCACTGCTCGAGGCTCTCGCCGACGGACTCCACTCGGACGACCTCTCTGTCATCGCTTCACGTCGCGACGGCGTGGATTCGGCGATGGACGCCCTCGACCGCGTGCCGGCGAGCGCTGCCGCCGCGGTCGACACGTCGATGCAGACCGACGCCTACAATCCGGAGCAGCTCTGGCAGGGCTCCGACGACGATCTGACCGACGACCACACGGCTGCGGCCGAAGCAGCCAGGCGCGCTCAGGCCGGCGCACTGGAGACCGAGGACCTCTCGGGCGTCCGCGACTCGTTCGACGACGTCGAGCACGGCGATGCCGGCCCCGAGGTGCGCACCGTCACCGCCGACGACGACCGCTCGGAGTCGGGTTCGCCGGAGGATGAGGCTCAGCGGGCGGCCCGCGCCGCACTCCAGCGCTGGAAGAGCTCGAGCTCGGAGTAG